In a single window of the Dinghuibacter silviterrae genome:
- a CDS encoding C1 family peptidase, which produces MKAFIVCLLLTLQGFAEVYAQDHPLGYLPLTSDQKATIKKNQDLFFGSEYVDYDDHDHPFPQIDYTERHIDLRDWGLVSPVKDQKSCGSCWVFATLATYESSYAFRNSKAIVNLSAQNALNCSGAGNCIGGNPAMLLDWWVSRRVLLKNEFDQPYNGFFGSCSDVMGKYKAVAWDFVDASRFIPSTTDIKRAISRHGAVLAGVSATLSFERLRGSYTYNESTNLRTNHVISIVGWDDDREAWLVKNSWGTQWGDNGYGWIGYASNLIGASAMWVDAEVDNTLQPDNNDQDNHSFKVTDNLSNDQVYEEVYLTINGKVQVFSLGTSGQKTATKTFHFDPNQEVTYKIYSKTIFKDNNGNTRLGIGTGEGSIHIDNNEDLHIYITRFLNDDRSKYNIIIKKFT; this is translated from the coding sequence ATGAAAGCATTTATTGTTTGTCTACTTCTGACGCTACAAGGGTTTGCCGAGGTGTATGCCCAGGACCATCCGCTAGGCTATCTCCCATTGACCAGCGATCAAAAGGCAACCATCAAGAAGAACCAGGATCTTTTTTTTGGCAGTGAATATGTGGATTATGATGATCACGATCATCCATTCCCTCAAATTGACTATACGGAACGTCATATTGATTTAAGGGATTGGGGTCTGGTAAGCCCGGTAAAAGACCAAAAAAGTTGCGGAAGCTGCTGGGTTTTTGCGACTTTGGCAACCTATGAATCCTCGTATGCCTTTCGGAATAGCAAAGCAATCGTCAACCTTTCCGCACAAAATGCGTTGAATTGTTCGGGGGCCGGCAATTGCATAGGGGGAAATCCTGCCATGTTGCTTGATTGGTGGGTAAGTAGAAGAGTGTTGTTGAAAAACGAATTTGATCAGCCCTATAATGGCTTTTTTGGATCGTGCTCCGATGTCATGGGGAAATACAAAGCCGTTGCCTGGGATTTCGTAGATGCCAGCAGGTTCATTCCCTCCACCACAGATATAAAAAGAGCGATAAGCCGCCATGGAGCTGTATTGGCCGGCGTTTCGGCTACACTCAGCTTTGAAAGGCTCAGGGGAAGTTATACGTACAACGAATCCACCAATCTCAGAACCAACCATGTCATTTCCATCGTTGGATGGGACGATGACCGGGAGGCCTGGTTGGTCAAAAATTCATGGGGCACCCAATGGGGCGACAATGGCTATGGATGGATAGGCTATGCCAGTAACCTGATTGGCGCATCAGCCATGTGGGTAGATGCCGAAGTAGACAATACCCTTCAGCCGGACAACAATGACCAGGACAATCATTCTTTCAAGGTAACGGACAACCTTTCCAACGACCAGGTATATGAAGAAGTCTATCTAACCATCAACGGTAAAGTCCAGGTATTCAGCCTGGGGACTTCCGGGCAGAAAACCGCCACCAAAACATTCCATTTCGATCCCAATCAGGAGGTGACTTACAAGATATATTCAAAGACCATATTCAAGGATAACAATGGCAACACCCGGCTGGGCATAGGAACGGGGGAAGGAAGTATTCATATCGACAATAACGAAGACCTGCACATCTACATCACCCGATTCCTCAATGACGACAGAAGCAAATACAACATCATTATAAAGAAATTCACATGA
- a CDS encoding protease inhibitor I42 family protein produces the protein MRHQLLLFAYLFSLGCAGAHAFTPTGNTLSVKHSRRFQFSLPSNLGDGHQWILPDTSSMKLISHVAIDNKDSTGSTNVEVFTLRPLLKGDFTLAFYRIRPFDNITDSAGAQKLYQKIHVR, from the coding sequence ATGAGGCACCAGCTTCTCCTCTTTGCTTACCTGTTTTCCCTTGGCTGCGCAGGCGCCCACGCGTTCACGCCAACCGGGAATACACTTTCTGTTAAACACAGCAGGAGATTTCAATTTTCACTGCCCTCAAACCTCGGGGATGGACACCAATGGATATTGCCCGACACCTCCTCTATGAAGCTCATATCACATGTGGCTATTGACAACAAAGATTCCACGGGATCCACCAATGTCGAGGTATTTACACTACGCCCGCTCCTGAAAGGAGATTTTACCCTGGCATTTTACCGGATCCGGCCTTTCGATAACATTACTGACAGCGCGGGGGCTCAAAAGCTATATCAAAAAATTCATGTTAGATGA